TAGCTTTTGAATGCGTTCTTGTTCTGGAAGGGGAAATACAGCAGCCGACAAAATCAAGTTAGGTCGCTTTTGTCGCAGTTGTGACACTTGAGCAACAAAGCTATCAATTTGTTGAGTACGAAATTCTGTCCATTTTTGCCATAATTGCTGTTGCCTTGGAGAAATCTTCGCTGGGTCTGTGCCAGTCAGTTGTTGAAATTGCTCTCTAGCCGCCTTCCCATAACCGTAAGTCCGGTTAGCGCTTGGATCTTGGAAGGGATAGCGAATGTAGTCTAGTTGTAAACCATCCACGTCATAGCGACTGACAATTTCCTCGTACAAGCTGAGCAAATACTGCCGTACTTGAGGATTTGCTGGGTCAAAGAATGGTTTAGTCTGTCCAGAAGGAATCATTTGACCGCGATTATCGTAACCTGCCCAATCAGGATGAGCCGCAAGGACTGGCCCTGGGTAATTAGGATTTATATTGAGGAGTCGATTATGACGTTCATTACCAGCAGCAAAAGTCCAAACCCAAGCGTGTAATTCTATACCTCGTTCATGAGCTAACTTGACAGCAGATGCTAATGGGTCCCAATTACGAACTAATGGATTTTCCTGGGGCGCAATTTTGCTGGGATAAATCGTGTAGCCAGCATTAACCGTTTCAAAAAATATGGTATTAATTCCGGCTTGCGCTATGCGATCAAAAATCTCAGCCAGTCTCTGCTCGCTTCCCGCACGGATAATCGTTCCTCGGTCAAGCCACATTGCCCTGATTTCTGGTTGAGCCAACCTCTTATTGAGAGGAAATTGGTTCCACAAATTCGCTCTTGCCATCAACCATTGCTGACGCGCCTGAGCGTAGTTTTTTTGTGCAATCAATTCGGGCAAATTTTTCACAACTTCACGAGCAGCATCTAAAGCTTGTTCTGTCCTAGGAAATGTTGCCCCAGGTCTTGTTGATGCCACCTGTGCCTGTTGCGTCTTTGCTAACGCTGGATTGTTACTATTTTCAGAAAGAGCGAGTGCTGCTAAATTGGCACTCTCGACTCTACCAATAAGATTCTCTAGCTCATGCTGATAGGTAAGCGCTTCATTTCGGCTAATTGGTGCTTGTGAGTTAGGAACAACATCAAACCGCACTCTTTGTTCAAGTTGGTCAATTGCTTCCTCTGATTTTGGAGGTGTGATGCTGGGAATAGGTCTGGGTTGAGGAGCTGTGGCAATTTTGGGGGGAGGTGCAGGAGATGGAGGAGATGGGGGAGATGGGGAAGATGGGGAAGATGAGGAAGTGATGGTGGTATATCCTCCCCTGCTCCCTACTCCCCTGCTCCCCTGCTCCCCTGCTCCCTCTGCTCCCCCTGCTTCCCCTGCTCTTTTTTGTCCCGTCGGAGTTGCTGGCGCTTTAGCCACGGTGGTGGAGCAGGTTTGAGAACCTCCCGCTACTTTAGTTGGAGCACTCGAAGGTCTTTTTAAAAAACGCTTAATGGTAGTTTGTAACCAGGCAGTATCTAGCTGTGCTGGGGAAGCAGCATCTACACCCCAGCGCCAGCCAAATAAGGTGGAACGTTCATTAGCTACCACTGCAGCTGGGTTATCTTTTCCACCCCAAATAGCAGCAGCAGTAGTTGTGGCGTTATCAGCAATCACAACGCCACCCCGGACTTGACCGAAGAGTCCGTTTTGGTTTGCCCATTCTACGAATTTTGCTTTTGGTGATGGTTCCAGCTTTTGTGGTTTATCAAGGCTGAATCCCCAATAGCCGCCTAGAATACTTCGCAGTAACTGTCGCACTCCCGGTGCTGATAAACTTCCTACAGGACCGCTTGCAATTAAGCGTCCTCCTTTGCTCATCCATTCTTCCAGAGCAATGGCTTGTGTTGGCGTTAATGATTCGACATTTGGTAAAAATAAAACTGTGCGATCGCCCCAATCTGCCGCACTCCTCACACTAGATAAAGGAATCACACAATACTTAACTCCAGCCGTCTGCAAGCGGTTTGTGATTCCTGTCCACTGATTTGCATTTTCGTCACTCTGGACTATGCTCAATACTGGTTCTGAAGTTGCCGCTGTGGCTGGGAGAATGTTTAGTAAATGAAATATTAACAAATTGAAATTTAGAATCAGAAATCCTGCTTTTTGAATTCTTGATTTTATCTTTTTACTTCCTCTTTTCTGATTTCTCACTACACACTCTCACTTTAACAATTCAACATCTGCCAGTAGGACACCCTTAAAAGAACAAAGTATGCCCTACAGGCACGCTATGTATTAGTGCAATTCAGCGATTCGTTTTTGAATACAATTTACAGACGATTCATTATTGTACATGAAGTGGTTTGATACAAGTTTGAAGAAACTGTTCAACTCCCGCCACTGGAAATATTTTTACATCCAGCTTACAAGCCACATCCTCAACACTTGTATCATCTAAAAATACCAATTCACCATGTTTTAGCATGACAGTTGGTAGCAAAATTCCGTCTCCCAAATCTTGCCCCTGTAACTTCAAAAGCAAATCATGACCCGTTAGCAAGCCCGTCACGGAAATACTTTGTCCCCAGTAATCGCTTGACAAAGCACACATTTTGATATCTAACCCCTCAACAGAATTCAATCGCTTCAAGATAGGTTGAAATGCTTGCTCTACTGCATTGCCAACAACCCAAGTTAATTTTTTTGGTTGCACTTTTGGTGGTAGCAACTTGTCAGCAGCTTCTGTAAATTGTTTTATAAACAAATTAATAGAACCGACACCGTTATCTATTTGAGGATAATCTTTATATTCAGATTCATTTGGCAAATCCTCACCAGCAATTAAAAACCACTCATCAGCAAGCCAAACACAGTTTTGTTTTTTCTTGCGAAATTCTTGCTGTAGCGAACGCACTTGGGAAATGACTTCTTGTGCCTTTTCTCTGGTTACAGGTATCAGTTCATCTTGTTCTGGACGAAATCGCGTCAAACCGACTGGCACCACTGCCACAGAGGCAACGGCAGGTACTTGTCCAGTATGGAAAGATGCTAAATCTCTCAGTGTTTGTTCAAGATGAGCACCATCATTAATACCAGGACAAACGACAACTTGCGCGTGAATTTGCAATCTTCTTTTTTTAAACCACTTGATTTGCTGCAATATTTGTGCTGCACGCGGATTTTTCAGTAGTTTAATTCTAACCTCAGGTTCAGTCGCATGGACAGACACATACAAAGGAGACAGCCGCATATTTTCAATTCGCTGCCATTCTCGTTCTGTTAAATTGGTAAGAGTTAAGTAGGAGCCATATAAAAAGCTCAGTCGGTAATCATCGTCTTTCAGGTACAAGCTTGAGCGCTTACCTGGTGGTTGCTGATCGATAAAACAAAATGGGCAACGGTTATTACACTGAATCAAACCATCAAAGAGAGCCGTTTCAAATTCTACCCCTAAATCTTCGTCATAGTCTTTCTCGATTTCAAGGGAATGGCTTTTTCCAGCAGCGTCTAAAACTTCTAGTTCTAATACCTCATCAGCGCACAAAAATTGATAATCTATCAAATCGCGAGGATTTGTGCCGTTGATGCTGACAATTGCATCTCCTGGTTCAAATCCAATTTCAGCAGCGATGGAGTCTGGTAGGACTTTAGATATTCGGGCGGGACGAAAGATA
This portion of the Brasilonema sennae CENA114 genome encodes:
- a CDS encoding family 10 glycosylhydrolase, whose protein sequence is MRNQKRGSKKIKSRIQKAGFLILNFNLLIFHLLNILPATAATSEPVLSIVQSDENANQWTGITNRLQTAGVKYCVIPLSSVRSAADWGDRTVLFLPNVESLTPTQAIALEEWMSKGGRLIASGPVGSLSAPGVRQLLRSILGGYWGFSLDKPQKLEPSPKAKFVEWANQNGLFGQVRGGVVIADNATTTAAAIWGGKDNPAAVVANERSTLFGWRWGVDAASPAQLDTAWLQTTIKRFLKRPSSAPTKVAGGSQTCSTTVAKAPATPTGQKRAGEAGGAEGAGEQGSRGVGSRGGYTTITSSSSPSSPSPPSPPSPAPPPKIATAPQPRPIPSITPPKSEEAIDQLEQRVRFDVVPNSQAPISRNEALTYQHELENLIGRVESANLAALALSENSNNPALAKTQQAQVASTRPGATFPRTEQALDAAREVVKNLPELIAQKNYAQARQQWLMARANLWNQFPLNKRLAQPEIRAMWLDRGTIIRAGSEQRLAEIFDRIAQAGINTIFFETVNAGYTIYPSKIAPQENPLVRNWDPLASAVKLAHERGIELHAWVWTFAAGNERHNRLLNINPNYPGPVLAAHPDWAGYDNRGQMIPSGQTKPFFDPANPQVRQYLLSLYEEIVSRYDVDGLQLDYIRYPFQDPSANRTYGYGKAAREQFQQLTGTDPAKISPRQQQLWQKWTEFRTQQIDSFVAQVSQLRQKRPNLILSAAVFPLPEQERIQKLQQHWEVWARRGDIDLIVPMTYAQDTPRFERLAQPWITTATQLGSSLLVPGIRLLSLQTVGAFDQIQLVRDLPVAGYALFAAQNFTNDLNQVFNNTQGSPQRTQKEPIPHRQPFQTAWIRYTTLQREWKFAQQNNQLRITSTTLSTLNSQAEVVQSALNQLATNPDNTKLATARTSLLRLQSQFRELMRLQALENPYQVRVWENRLATIEKLLRYGERVQLHRSRS
- a CDS encoding TIGR03279 family radical SAM protein: MSIFRPARISKVLPDSIAAEIGFEPGDAIVSINGTNPRDLIDYQFLCADEVLELEVLDAAGKSHSLEIEKDYDEDLGVEFETALFDGLIQCNNRCPFCFIDQQPPGKRSSLYLKDDDYRLSFLYGSYLTLTNLTEREWQRIENMRLSPLYVSVHATEPEVRIKLLKNPRAAQILQQIKWFKKRRLQIHAQVVVCPGINDGAHLEQTLRDLASFHTGQVPAVASVAVVPVGLTRFRPEQDELIPVTREKAQEVISQVRSLQQEFRKKKQNCVWLADEWFLIAGEDLPNESEYKDYPQIDNGVGSINLFIKQFTEAADKLLPPKVQPKKLTWVVGNAVEQAFQPILKRLNSVEGLDIKMCALSSDYWGQSISVTGLLTGHDLLLKLQGQDLGDGILLPTVMLKHGELVFLDDTSVEDVACKLDVKIFPVAGVEQFLQTCIKPLHVQ